TAATCTGTTCATTTGtggataatttcattttttagacACACCACAATGTACATATCATTGTATCTAACTGATTTTTAGCACTGGCATAGAATCTTACAGATTCCACAAATTAAATTGGTAACTAAAACTTAGAGTTTAATGTAACTGGTAATTGCAAGTCTTATTTCCTTAGCCCCTCTGCTCTCCATGGTGCTAAACTGTTGGCATGGACTACAAAGATGGGCTTTTTTTTACTGTTACATGTGAATGTAAATTTGGAATCACTTTTGGAAAGACAATGATAATACAGTTTATTTCTCTTCAATTTAAGGTCATTTTGAATGCCCCCCTTATAATTCATCCACCATAAGGAGTATATATCATGTGAGAAATATAGAGGTCTACAAATTAAAACAGGTATGTACAAAGTACTAAAAAGACTAATTTTGTACCAAAATGTGTGTGATTGGCTCCCAACATTTGAGAATAGCAATTCAGTATTTCTAAAATTCAGACTTTCAATAGTTTTTAGGAGGTTCACGGGTGAACAAATTTTAATGGTTAAAAGATTATTTAACAAGCAgttgtaaaacatttaatttatggTTTCATATATTAAGGATAAAGTGTAtatgctaaaataatttttttttttttttttttttggtttttcgagacagggtttctctgtgtcgctttggagcctattctggcactcactctggagaccaggctggcttcaaactcacagagatctgcttacctctgcctcctgagtgctgggattaaaggcatgcaccaccaacgcccggcaatgtttttaaataaatattttagccCAGCGTGATGGTACACAGCTAATCCCATCATTTagcaggctgaggcaagaagattatgaagttgaggttagcctgggttaCAAAGTAGAATCTTATCttagaggagaaaacaaaatcttATATTACTAAATTTTAGTATTAGATAAAAATCactaaataatattaaatagaaaacaaCTAATGGGGAAGATGATAGAGGGTATGAGAAATTGTGAAGATGGTATCAAAATACTGACTTAAGTGATGAATGGGTGAAACTATGTTTTTGAGAACCCACTACAGGGATGATACTGGACTGAACAGTTTTCACACATGGTATTTCATGTAATCTTGTTCAAGCTTGGTGAGGTAGCTCTCACTCTACTTTCCATAATTAAGAATACCAAATCAAGGTGTAGCTAGACAAGAAACCTGCCCGGGGCCTCCCTGGTAGTTTATAGTAGAGCCTGTCTTAGTGTTCATGTCCTGTACTGTCCCTAGAGCTGCAGTACTGACAGGCCTTTCTGTGATCTGTTCTACTTCTCTTGGATGCTCTTCCCTTCATCAGTGTGAGTCCTACTTACCCCTTAAAAGCCAACTGGATGCTACTTTCCAACCAACATTTCTCTAGTTTGGAACCATCATTCTTCAGTTCTCCTTATCTGTTCAGTGACTACTATATCTGACCTACATTATATATTATCTTAAATATTattgtttcaatttcattttgcAAGTACTTGTTTCATATTACTTGATAGTGCTGAAGAGTGTAGAACATATTGTGTAAGCAACTCTAGATATTAATTTATGTGGCAGAGGGAGAATTTTTAGTTGGTACTATGTGAATACAGTAGGGGAAAATTGATGGTAGTCTAAGTCTGTACTGAAGGTTGGCCGTGCAAACACCCTGCCACCCATCCACATTCCCATCTCCTAGCTTTTTCCCTGTAAAGTTTTCGGGTTTACTGTATTAATTTACATTGGAAATCTTATTAAGTCTGTTTCCTCTAGATCctcaaaattataatttcttaaCCAGGGAAAAGGAACCATGGttattatatattttaggaatttGGCATGGCAGGACTGAGCTGATTGACAGACTAGTGAAAGTGTCTCTGATGCCCTGCCTTTGCTACAGAAAGTAGGGTAATTTCTGAGGCACAGAAAAGGCTGCTTCTCTTTTTCTAGGCGAATGAGgagcttagtatttttatttccttaaagtgTCCTTCAGATGAATTACCACAGAAAGCTAGATTATCAGTCTACATGGTGGTGTAGGGAGGTAGGGATTGTTTTTGGTTAGTCTATTTTTAAGGattctctttctgttcttcaaGTTGAAGCAGCCTGTAGATATATTCTTATCTCATGACTGGCCAAGAAGTATATATCATTATGGAAATAAGAAGCAGCTTCTTAAGACCAAATCTTTTTTCCGCCAAGAAGTGGAAAACAACACGCTAGGGAGTCCTGCCGCCTCGGAGCTGTTGGAGCACCTAAAGCCCACCTACTGGTTTTCTGCACACCTTCATGTGAAATTTGCAGCCTTGATGCAGCATCAGGTAGGACAGAAAATATCAGTCCTTAGCTTTAATGAACACTTTACTGAACATCCATGAACTGGGCACCATGGGCACAGTGGTAAAGCCAGAGACTGAAacacagcttgtttcttaggagTTGCTCTCTCAGTACTCAGTGTGGGGAAGAAATGAGCAAGCAGTTACAAAGTGGGGTGATTGTGGTAGGAAAGGGTTGAGGTGATTGAGGGCACCCAAGGCCAACTTCTGGGGTCAGATTGGTCCACTGATGGGGAAGGAATTTGCAAAGGACTGCATGTCTGAGCTGGATCTGGAGGTGTCAGGAGGAAATAGAGCCTGTGAGTGTTTTAACAGAGGGACCACCATGTTTGAAGACTTAAAGGTCTGAGAGCATAGTGCACTTGGTACTGGCTCCTGTTTCTGAGGCTTGGGACAGATACAGCCTGAACAGAATCAGAACTGAAAGAGCCTTaggaatattttcaaataaagctATGATTCAGAAACATTAATACTTCTAATGTAGAAAAAGGTTTGGTCCAGTGGCTTTGGGAAGCACCACATGTCACAGCCATTCCAGAAAGACGGTACTCATTGGGCCTTTAGACCTTTGAGAAGGTCTCCAGGAGACGTGCAGGATCTCCAACTGTTAACCTGCATTTTCTAGGTGATTTCACTATGGAGCACTTCATGATAAAGTAAGAGTTTGGGTGTTAGCCAGAAGGTGATGGGAAAGTTGGAGACTGATGGAACCAGGTAGTTGTTCTAGAAAGACTGATTGGCAGGTTTGTGTGTGGAATGGAGTGATGTCAACAGAAACAGGCTGCTGCTTAGCAAAAGAGGAGGTTCTGACGTAAGGCAAAGagcacagagactgaaacagtcTAGAGACATTTGGGGGGCAGAGTAATAAGGATTTGGTGAGAAGACGGGAATACAGGATAACTACCagagggtgggtgtgtgtgtgtgagagtgcgtgcgtgcgtgcgtgcgtgcgtgggggtgggggggtgacaTTGGAAACCATTTAGAAAAAGCAAGGTTAGCAGATGGAGGTTTCTTGAAGTCTTCTATAGAATTTCTCAGAATCTTTAATGTATCAATGGGTACTTTCTAGAGAGGAATGTGATGTGTAATGCTTCCCAAACTACTTTCCTACTTTAACAACATTGCTGAGATAGTTTATATGTGAAAATACTCCCAAAACACTTTCTGCTGTGGTCTTACTCCAGAAGGGCAGAAGCTACATCTTCACTTTGTCTGTAGCCACTCAGTGACCAGGCTTGCTTGACATCCAAGCATACCTGTAGACACTGCTCACCTTTCTatatcctgctgctgctgctgctgctgctgctgctgctgctgctgctgctttcttttacttaaaaGACAGTGGGGGGTCAGACAgttatgtagatcagactggccttgaaccagaTCTGGCTGCCAttgccttcttagtgctgggattaatgggaTTAGTGActtgtcaccatacccagctgactcttgagctttttctttctttctttctttctttctttctttctttctttctttctttctttctttctttctttctttctttctttctttctcgaggcagggtttctctgtgtagccctggctgtcctggaactcactctgtagaccagagtggctggcctccaactcacagagatccacctgcctctgcctccaaagtactgggatcaaaggcatgtgccaccacctggctcacagACCAGTCTTACAACATGTCCATCTTGCCCCAGAATCTTTTGTGTCTATTTGTGATGAGCTTTGCATTCTTAGTTATAGACGACCGCTGATTTGGGCTGTGTCTCTTCTGAATAATCCACGTAAAGACAATCATAAAGTACAAGTTTTTAGCAActagtttctttcatttgtttttgtgagtCACTCATGTAACACATGTCAGTATTTGACATCATTTTCGTtatctgtgtttgttttgagttttggcAGAAATGGCAGTCAATAGTGACTATGTGCTTTGCACTCCATTGTCCAAGTGGATATAGaccttttccccttttttctcttctcttctcttctcttctcttctcttctcttctcttctcttctcttctcttctcttctcttctcttctcttctcctcttcccctccccttctcttttctctccctccctccctccctccctccctccctccctccctccctccctccctcctcctttcttcttggtAGTCGTTCTTTTGACACAGAATTAAAAGTATGTGAGAAAtgttattttgggggctggagaaatggctcagggtttaagagcactgactgttcttccagaggtcctgagttcaattcccagcaaccacatggtggctcacaaccatctgtaatgggatctggtgccctcttctggcacacactgtatacacaataaataaatcttaaaaaaaaaatgttatttttgctCTATTCAATGTGTGAATTACTTGTGATGTTTTAACATTCTTACATCATGGTTTGTGTCATCTAGGCCACAGATAAAGAACAAACAGGCAAAGCAACCAAGTTTTTAGCTTTGGACAAATGCTTACCACACAGAGACTTTCTTCAGGTAATAAGAAAATGAGTAATTTTACAAAAGTTTCACTCTTCCAGTGATTTTTAAAGAGTAGTTTTTACTTCAGAATTTATTTGTGCTATTTATAGTTTAagttttctgagatttttttggTGTTAAGTTtatgttaacatttaaaaattaactagaTTTAAAATTATTAGACTGTTAAACATAAATGAATTactaaaatttccaattttgtcCTTTAGGTGTTAGAAATAGAACATGACTCCAGTGCTCCTGAGTACTTAGAGTATGATGTTGAGTGGCTTACTATTCTCAGGGCCACTGATGACCTGATTAATGTGACCGGGAACCTGTGGAATATGCCTGAAAATAATGGTCTGCACACAAGGTAGTTCTGTTCACTTTAGGTCTTGCTTTCAGCACTGTGTACAGTTTTGTTTCTGATCTGTGTTGTATTCTGGTCCCTGAAGAGTATGCTTTGTCTGTAGAAAGGTGGTAAGGGGACAATGGTTTTTGGGATATGAGCATTTGGCAAGCCTCCTGGCATTGCTTGATGACTTCATACTTTTGTAAGGTATAGTAGTTGCCTGTTGTCCCTAATTTGGTCCTGGCTGGGGGACTTACACCCCCTAGCTCCAGCAGGCACTGGCCATGAGACCCCAACTTTATACTCAAGGTTACATTGGAGATAACTACAAATTCTTATTCAAGGCTGACAAAAGAAAGTGTCTGTTAAGCACCAGCCCAAGTAAGTTTATGACTCTATAAGCATGCTTCAGACTATTGTATGGTGAAGATTTagttcatacatacatatttgttttgAGGGATGagtaaaatttttttcttaagagttttttatttttaaagattctttgCTAAGTCAATTAAAATGTTACCATGtgggtcttttaatttttattttatgtatatgggtaaccaccctgcatgaatgtctatgcaccatgtatatgcctggcacctatagaggccagaagagggagtcagatcccttgaaactggagttagaaatggctatgagccaccatatggtgctgggaattgaacccagatcctctgggagagtagccagtgttcttaaccactgagccatctccgtAGCTCTTGTGTAGaatttttaaggtttgttttttaatccttATACCTGGAGTCCATACTTAGGTTTTATTACTTACTGTTTGGAGGTAATAGCATGTACAAACCAATTGCTCTGATTGTTACAGATGGGATTATAGTGCAACCGAAGAAGCTATGAAAGAAGTGATGGAAAAACTGAACCATGACCTTAAAGTTCCCTGTAACTTCAGCATGACAGCTGCTTGTTATGATCCTAGTAAGCCACAGACACAAGTGCAGCTGGTTCACAGGATCAATCCGCAGACCACTGAATTTTGTGCCCAGCTTGGCATCACAGACATTAATGTCATGCTTCAGAAAGTCAAGGAAGAGCGCCATCTGTGTGGGGAATATGAACAGCAGGGTGATGTGGGGACCGATGACTCTGAAGAAGACCACAGTGAATACAACACAGACACATCTGCCCTGTCCTCCATTAATCCCGATGAGATAAtgctggaggagggggaggagggggaggagggggaggaagttGTAAGCGCTTGTAGTGACATGAATACGCCTTCTGTGGAACCTTCTTCCGATCAAGCCTCTGACTTCTCCACAAGCTTTTCTGACATCAGGAACTTGCCAAGCTCCATGTTTGTGTCTTCTGATGATGCATCCCATTCTCCAGCTGGTGGGGAGGAGAAATCTGGTGAGACGGTGGAGTCTGGGGATGAGAAGGACTTATCTGAGTTCCCAGTGAAGAGGCTCAGTAATGAACATGAGcctgaacaaagaaagaagatCAAGAGGAGGAATCAAGCCATCTATGCTGCAGTAGATGACGACAATGATGAATGAGTAAGACAGGGACTTGTCTTGGTGATGTATGTAGTATGTGACTTTAAGACCCTATTTTTAGGGTT
This genomic stretch from Cricetulus griseus strain 17A/GY chromosome 4, alternate assembly CriGri-PICRH-1.0, whole genome shotgun sequence harbors:
- the Dbr1 gene encoding lariat debranching enzyme isoform X2, whose amino-acid sequence is MRVAVAGCCHGELDKIYETLALAERRGPGPVDLLLCCGDFQAVRNEADLRCMAVPPKYRHMQTFYRYYSGEKKAPVLTIFIGGNHEASNHLQELPYGGWVAPNIYYLGLAGVVKYRGVRIGGISGIFKSHDYRKGHFECPPYNSSTIRSIYHVRNIEVYKLKQLKQPVDIFLSHDWPRSIYHYGNKKQLLKTKSFFRQEVENNTLGSPAASELLEHLKPTYWFSAHLHVKFAALMQHQATDKEQTGKATKFLALDKCLPHRDFLQVLEIEHDSSAPEYLEYDVEWLTILRATDDLINVTGNLWNMPENNGLHTRWDYSATEEAMKEVMEKLNHDLKVPCNFSMTAACYDPSKPQTQVQLVHRINPQTTEFCAQLGITDINVMLQKVKEERHLCGEYEQQGDVGTDDSEEDHSEYNTDTSALSSINPDEIMLEEGEEGEEGEEVVSACSDMNTPSVEPSSDQASDFSTSFSDIRNLPSSMFVSSDDASHSPAGGEEKSGETVESGDEKDLSEFPVKRLSNEHEPEQRKKIKRRNQAIYAAVDDDNDE